From one Tepidisphaeraceae bacterium genomic stretch:
- a CDS encoding MBL fold metallo-hydrolase, translated as MFTPNVAPGVHRIEDSYVNWYIVEEDEGLTIVDAGLPASWDSLQMALTQLGRSLSDIKAIVLTHAHFDHVGFAERARTKLGIPVYAHEEERPITKHPLSYEHEKSRLYYAWRPACSAAMASFVWWGMLSSEPIKSINAYKDGDTLSVPGRPQVVFSPGHTIGHSALFLSDRNVLFAGDAFVLLDPYTGRTGPRVVARGATAHSDQAKHSLNRLRATDAQIVLTGHGQPWTHGIAAAVDQAQQAPVA; from the coding sequence ATGTTTACCCCCAACGTAGCGCCCGGCGTTCATCGGATCGAAGACTCGTACGTTAACTGGTACATCGTCGAGGAAGACGAGGGCCTGACGATCGTGGATGCCGGGTTGCCGGCGTCGTGGGATTCTTTACAGATGGCTTTGACGCAACTCGGGCGGTCGCTGTCGGACATCAAAGCCATCGTGTTGACGCACGCGCACTTCGACCATGTGGGCTTCGCCGAGCGCGCCCGAACCAAGCTCGGCATTCCGGTCTACGCGCATGAAGAAGAACGGCCGATCACCAAGCACCCGCTGAGCTACGAGCACGAGAAGAGCCGCCTCTACTACGCCTGGCGGCCGGCGTGCAGCGCGGCGATGGCGTCGTTCGTCTGGTGGGGCATGCTGAGCTCGGAGCCGATCAAGAGCATCAACGCCTACAAGGACGGCGACACGCTCTCCGTGCCCGGCCGGCCGCAGGTTGTCTTCTCGCCCGGGCACACGATCGGGCACAGCGCGCTGTTCCTGTCCGACCGTAACGTCCTGTTCGCCGGCGACGCGTTCGTGCTGCTGGACCCCTACACCGGCCGCACCGGCCCGCGCGTGGTCGCCCGCGGCGCCACCGCCCACAGCGATCAGGCGAAGCACAGCCTGAACCGCCTGCGCGCCACCGACGCCCAGATCGTCCTCACCGGCCACGGCCAACCCTGGACCCACGGCATCGCCGCCGCCGTCGACCAAGCCCAGCAAGCGCCGGTGGCGTAG